A single genomic interval of Natranaerovirga pectinivora harbors:
- a CDS encoding DUF669 domain-containing protein, whose protein sequence is MSNVFTKFDKQFDVKGLKEDLKNVSSNSADYKEVPHGTYEVAIEKLELVESKAGKPMVSCWMRILEGEYKNSMLFMNQVIHTAFGLHMANEFLRSLETTLDVTFDNFTQYHNLLLNIHEEVDGNFEYGVEYGETNKGFSTFKIIDVFEVK, encoded by the coding sequence ATGAGCAATGTATTTACAAAGTTTGATAAACAGTTTGATGTAAAGGGCTTAAAAGAGGATTTAAAAAATGTTAGTTCTAACAGTGCTGACTACAAGGAAGTACCCCACGGAACCTATGAAGTAGCAATTGAAAAATTGGAACTTGTGGAGTCAAAGGCTGGAAAACCAATGGTAAGTTGCTGGATGAGGATTCTAGAGGGAGAGTATAAAAACTCTATGCTTTTTATGAATCAAGTAATTCATACAGCCTTTGGATTGCATATGGCCAATGAATTTTTACGCTCTTTAGAAACTACACTAGACGTTACCTTTGATAATTTCACCCAGTACCACAATCTGCTCCTAAATATCCATGAAGAAGTTGATGGCAACTTTGAGTATGGAGTGGAGTATGGAGAAACCAACAAAGGGTTTAGTACCTTTAAAATTATTGATGTCTTTGAGGTGAAGTAG
- a CDS encoding AAA family ATPase, translating to MQYSHSRVECFEKCKYQFHLRYIKELTTIIPPSADNPLIVGSAMHLGLEKGTNVMEDYYYHQYPLITDAHINEMIKLKTLVEKGQMMMEELVEGREVTFEYEINLPAFKGFVDLILYNKDLTIDVYDFKYSNNVENYLKSKQLHLYKHFLEGLGFKVSKIGYIFIPKTQIRQKKTEDLYQFRKRLKETLSTMEVKIVEVEYDHQKVEDFFNSCREIETVTNYEKAPSKLCAWCEFQNYCEGELDYMLLPKNEKRERKMDLNPDKWVYGDSYVGKSSFIDTLEDLLFINTDGNVDNTTSPVIRITDEVTYEGRLRKEKLAWEVFLEVITELEKKENTFKRIAVDLVEDLYEHCRLYTYKKLGIDHEQDAGFGKGWDMVRTEFLSAMKRLKNLGYQLIFISKEVNTEITLKNGNKLTTIKPNINDKVANVLTGIVDLTARAYMDGEERYLLLEKQENVFGGGRFNFKVDKVKLQKEAFIEALKVAQEGIKTYSKVETPKEETPNEEKPDVTEPTEQTESKTARKSRRSSNN from the coding sequence GTGCAGTATTCCCATAGCCGAGTTGAGTGCTTTGAAAAATGCAAATACCAGTTTCACCTTAGATACATCAAGGAACTAACCACTATAATTCCACCTAGTGCCGATAATCCACTCATAGTTGGTTCAGCTATGCATCTGGGATTAGAAAAAGGCACTAATGTTATGGAGGACTACTATTATCACCAGTACCCACTTATTACAGATGCCCATATTAACGAGATGATTAAACTAAAGACATTGGTAGAGAAAGGCCAAATGATGATGGAGGAGTTGGTAGAGGGAAGAGAGGTGACCTTTGAATATGAAATCAATCTTCCTGCATTTAAAGGGTTTGTGGATTTAATTCTCTATAACAAAGATTTAACTATTGATGTGTACGACTTTAAGTATTCCAATAACGTGGAGAATTATCTTAAGTCAAAGCAACTGCACCTCTATAAGCATTTCTTAGAGGGGTTAGGGTTTAAGGTTTCAAAGATTGGATATATATTTATCCCTAAAACTCAAATTCGCCAGAAGAAAACCGAAGACCTGTATCAATTTAGAAAGCGGCTTAAAGAAACACTCTCCACAATGGAGGTAAAAATCGTTGAAGTGGAATATGACCACCAAAAAGTAGAAGATTTCTTTAACAGCTGCAGGGAAATTGAGACAGTAACAAACTATGAAAAAGCACCAAGTAAATTATGTGCCTGGTGCGAATTTCAAAACTATTGTGAGGGGGAATTAGATTATATGTTACTACCTAAAAATGAAAAAAGAGAGCGAAAAATGGATTTAAACCCAGACAAGTGGGTCTATGGAGATTCCTATGTTGGAAAATCATCCTTTATAGATACATTGGAGGACCTATTATTTATTAATACAGATGGCAATGTAGATAACACTACATCTCCAGTTATTAGAATTACCGATGAAGTTACCTATGAAGGAAGGCTTAGAAAAGAAAAGCTTGCCTGGGAGGTGTTTTTAGAAGTTATTACAGAGCTTGAGAAAAAAGAAAATACCTTCAAGCGAATAGCAGTGGATTTAGTAGAAGATTTATACGAGCATTGCAGGCTTTATACCTATAAGAAATTAGGTATAGACCACGAGCAGGATGCAGGATTTGGAAAAGGCTGGGATATGGTGAGAACCGAGTTTTTATCCGCTATGAAACGCCTAAAGAATTTGGGATATCAACTCATTTTTATCTCAAAAGAAGTAAATACGGAGATAACACTAAAAAATGGAAATAAACTTACCACCATTAAACCTAATATCAACGATAAAGTGGCTAATGTTCTAACAGGAATTGTAGACCTCACAGCAAGAGCTTATATGGATGGGGAAGAGAGATATCTGCTTCTAGAAAAGCAAGAGAATGTATTTGGTGGTGGTCGCTTTAACTTCAAGGTGGACAAAGTAAAACTACAAAAGGAAGCTTTTATAGAAGCACTAAAAGTTGCTCAAGAGGGAATTAAAACCTACTCCAAGGTTGAAACACCTAAGGAAGAAACACCTAACGAAGAAAAACCTGATGTAACTGAACCAACAGAACAAACTGAATCAAAAACAGCACGTAAGAGCAGACGCTCTTCAAATAATTAA
- a CDS encoding VRR-NUC domain-containing protein — protein MTEKQLQSKVIKFLKSQPNTWFFKVFGGGFQRSGIPDLICCVSGIFVAIELKSDTGNPTALQKMNIQEINAAGGIGIILYPSGFSDFKNLVREVNLCSIPIAELSALKNANTSFTLDTSRN, from the coding sequence ATGACAGAAAAACAGTTACAAAGTAAAGTGATTAAATTCCTAAAATCCCAACCAAACACTTGGTTTTTTAAAGTATTTGGAGGCGGATTTCAAAGGTCAGGAATCCCTGATTTAATCTGTTGTGTGAGTGGAATTTTCGTCGCTATAGAATTAAAGTCTGATACTGGAAACCCAACAGCACTACAGAAAATGAACATCCAAGAGATTAATGCAGCAGGAGGGATTGGAATTATCCTTTATCCATCAGGGTTTAGTGATTTTAAAAACTTAGTAAGGGAGGTGAATTTGTGCAGTATTCCCATAGCCGAGTTGAGTGCTTTGAAAAATGCAAATACCAGTTTCACCTTAGATACATCAAGGAACTAA
- a CDS encoding SNF2-related protein, with product MGLGKTFLGSEKMRELNTPYNLLICQKSKVNDWAEHFKNYYDYEVMIYKNQPLESIPPSSVIIINYDLIWRRPQLKQLQNFTLMLDESQYIKNETSNRAKFILSLEPTNVILLSGTPTGGKYEELWSQLKLLGWNISKKLFYKQYTITEKIDVGGFPITVVKGYKNVDRLKEKLKSHGAVFMKTEEVFNLPDQIENIIKIKNTTSYKKFKKDRLITVGGETFVGDTALTKLLYLRKLASIYNKNKHLALKDLLESTEDRVVIFYNFKLEFDLIKAICETLEKPISYINGDGTDLKNYETISNTVTLVQYQAGASGVNLQRANKIIYHSLPLSSELWMQSKKRIHRIGQSRCCFYYYLITEKSVEEKILTVLKERRDYTLELFEKEDT from the coding sequence ATGGGTTTAGGCAAGACATTTCTAGGCTCAGAGAAGATGAGAGAACTAAACACACCATATAACCTACTTATCTGCCAAAAATCCAAAGTTAACGATTGGGCAGAGCATTTTAAAAATTACTATGACTATGAAGTGATGATTTACAAGAACCAGCCGCTAGAGAGTATTCCGCCAAGCAGCGTCATTATTATTAATTATGATCTCATATGGAGAAGACCACAGTTAAAGCAACTGCAGAACTTTACTCTTATGCTGGACGAGTCTCAATACATCAAAAACGAAACATCCAACAGGGCTAAGTTTATCCTTAGTTTAGAACCTACCAATGTCATTCTATTAAGCGGAACCCCAACGGGTGGTAAGTATGAAGAACTTTGGTCCCAACTGAAACTACTAGGATGGAATATATCTAAAAAATTATTTTATAAGCAATATACTATCACAGAAAAGATAGATGTAGGTGGTTTTCCAATCACAGTAGTTAAAGGATATAAAAATGTGGATCGGCTGAAGGAGAAATTAAAAAGCCATGGAGCGGTTTTTATGAAGACAGAGGAGGTCTTTAATCTCCCGGATCAGATTGAAAATATCATCAAAATAAAAAACACAACCAGTTATAAAAAGTTTAAGAAAGACAGGTTGATTACCGTAGGTGGTGAAACATTTGTAGGGGATACAGCACTTACAAAGCTACTTTATCTAAGAAAACTGGCCTCCATCTATAACAAAAATAAACATCTGGCATTAAAAGATTTACTAGAATCAACAGAAGACCGGGTAGTGATTTTCTATAATTTTAAACTAGAATTTGACCTGATTAAAGCCATCTGTGAAACCTTAGAAAAGCCAATTTCATATATCAACGGTGACGGAACTGACCTAAAAAATTATGAAACCATATCCAACACAGTCACTTTGGTCCAATACCAAGCAGGAGCTTCAGGTGTAAACCTTCAAAGGGCCAATAAAATAATCTACCACAGTTTACCCCTATCAAGCGAGTTATGGATGCAGAGTAAGAAACGAATCCATAGGATAGGTCAGAGTAGATGCTGTTTCTACTATTACCTTATTACGGAGAAGTCAGTGGAAGAAAAAATCCTAACCGTTTTAAAGGAGAGGAGGGATTATACATTGGAGTTATTTGAGAAGGAGGACACGTAA
- a CDS encoding HTH domain-containing protein, whose amino-acid sequence MGPNERRMEIMEVLCQRRQETMENLATEFGVSIRTIRNDIDYLSLSYPLETIRGRYGGGVRVMDGFYMNRKYLKPEQKELLERLGTSLSGKDLTIMNSIIKEFALNV is encoded by the coding sequence ATGGGACCAAATGAAAGAAGAATGGAAATAATGGAAGTTCTTTGTCAAAGAAGACAAGAAACAATGGAAAATCTAGCAACTGAGTTTGGTGTCAGTATCAGAACAATTCGTAATGATATTGACTATCTATCGCTTTCTTATCCTCTAGAAACTATACGTGGGCGTTATGGTGGTGGTGTCAGGGTTATGGATGGTTTCTATATGAACCGTAAGTATCTGAAGCCTGAACAAAAGGAATTGCTAGAACGCCTTGGGACAAGTCTTTCTGGTAAGGACCTAACTATAATGAATAGTATTATAAAAGAGTTTGCTCTAAATGTATAA
- a CDS encoding ImmA/IrrE family metallo-endopeptidase — translation MYSPTYRTKKNGVPILSKSEIDYIAEQFILDYKPEAMKTPMEIDIDDFVLNYLGLKQDFHYLSHNGVYLGMTVFNDTNKVPVYVPETNSAEYISAKARTVIIDNNLLDDGQEPRYRYTMGHESGHDIFHSQYFAYDPNQLSLFENEVEPMIQCRAVAANGKAKPTRKWDDKDSMEWQANYFSSAMLMPKKMVIQLIRSLTYCSDVFWRNLTYTNEMVNVFNVSYQAAEYRLKELGIIHKEYCR, via the coding sequence ATGTATTCTCCAACATATAGAACAAAGAAAAATGGTGTACCTATTTTAAGTAAGTCAGAAATTGACTACATAGCTGAGCAATTCATATTAGATTATAAGCCAGAGGCTATGAAAACTCCAATGGAAATAGATATAGATGACTTTGTTCTGAATTACCTGGGTTTGAAGCAGGACTTTCACTATCTATCTCATAATGGAGTGTATTTGGGAATGACAGTATTTAATGATACAAACAAAGTTCCAGTGTATGTTCCAGAAACTAATAGTGCAGAATATATCAGTGCGAAAGCAAGGACTGTTATTATTGATAACAATCTGTTAGATGATGGACAAGAGCCTAGATACAGATATACGATGGGTCACGAAAGTGGCCATGATATTTTTCATAGTCAATACTTTGCTTATGACCCAAATCAGTTATCACTTTTTGAAAACGAAGTAGAACCAATGATACAATGTAGAGCAGTAGCAGCTAATGGTAAAGCTAAACCTACAAGGAAATGGGATGATAAGGATAGTATGGAATGGCAAGCAAATTATTTCTCGTCAGCTATGTTAATGCCTAAGAAAATGGTAATACAATTAATAAGATCTTTAACCTATTGTAGCGATGTATTTTGGAGGAATTTAACGTATACTAATGAAATGGTAAATGTTTTCAATGTATCCTATCAAGCTGCTGAATACCGGTTAAAAGAACTAGGTATTATACACAAGGAGTATTGTAGGTAA
- a CDS encoding helix-turn-helix domain-containing protein, which produces MENKLLNFGEFITKKREEKKITLREMAKLLGITPPYLSDVEKDRRNPFDLEKLGLLANILMLSEEEKTTMLDLAGKRRNEVAPDLPEYIMERDYVSAALRTARDLDAGEEEWLEFVKELKKRKG; this is translated from the coding sequence ATGGAAAATAAATTATTAAACTTTGGTGAGTTCATTACCAAAAAGCGTGAAGAAAAGAAAATAACGCTTAGAGAGATGGCGAAACTGTTAGGTATTACTCCGCCATACTTAAGTGACGTTGAAAAAGACAGACGTAACCCCTTTGACTTAGAAAAATTGGGGCTTCTCGCTAATATTTTAATGCTATCAGAAGAGGAAAAGACAACAATGCTAGATTTAGCTGGTAAAAGAAGAAACGAAGTAGCTCCTGACCTACCAGAATATATTATGGAAAGGGATTACGTAAGTGCCGCACTTCGTACAGCTAGAGATTTAGATGCTGGGGAGGAAGAATGGTTGGAGTTTGTAAAAGAACTCAAAAAAAGAAAGGGGTAA